A genomic stretch from Anaerolinea thermophila UNI-1 includes:
- a CDS encoding ATP-binding protein — translation MKPAPFFLGRSVAAEGGEPQPVTYDPDDLTTHGVIVGMTGSGKTGLMIGILEEAALHGIPAIVIDPKGDLTNLLLHFPDLRPEDFEPWIDPETARRQGQSVPELAAATAVKWREGLSSWGLGRDHLLALQQAVDYVVYSPGSTAAEPVNLLSSFAPPAGLNFEEHGEILRERIAATVTALLGLVGLKDLDPLRSREHILLSNLIENAWSKGAALDLSELIVQVQTPPFERLGAFPVDRFFPEKDRFDLAVLLNNFLAAPSFQAWTRGQSIDPQAFLYTPEGRPRMSIFYLAHLSEAERMFFVTLLLANVESWMRSQRGSSGLRALLAFDEIFGYLPPIANPPSRPVLLRLLKQARAFGLGLLLATQNPVDVDYKGLSNAGTWFIGRLQTEQDKERLLDGLQAIEGGVDRAEYARRISALKPRTFLLHNVHHRGGAQVFSTRWCLNYLAGPLTRAQLGGLKALGSAPEGVQVSVTTTAPQAVSAAVSPAVPTAVPASAPPVSAPVAGGLASLTRTPPPPPTGIPAVFLPTELTLSQALAQRGATFSGPARPEGLFYRPALLFQAEVRYLNRRYDVDTVETVACLVEEAANGRVDWEACLRSPFDPRKLDPQPLPDARFEPLPSAFANPKTIAAAQKDFLDWLYRRSALRLLANEALKLYGDADDTMATFRPKCDEAARRALKEETQKIESAFRSKLESLARRVERQQSIVKKYEDEVGRRRIEELGTGAELVLGLFGGRKRSISSALSKGRMTAKAKAELEAAEKALDALQDEYEDLQKQKEEALREAQDRWAKVAAEITEITLTPQRKDIFLDLAALAWMPVYLVQAQGVTLEAPAISR, via the coding sequence ATGAAACCTGCTCCCTTTTTCCTTGGGCGTTCGGTTGCCGCCGAGGGGGGTGAACCCCAACCCGTGACCTACGACCCCGATGACCTGACCACCCACGGCGTCATCGTCGGCATGACCGGTTCGGGCAAGACCGGCTTGATGATCGGCATTCTTGAGGAAGCCGCCCTGCACGGCATCCCTGCCATCGTCATTGACCCCAAGGGCGATTTGACCAACCTGCTGTTGCATTTCCCCGACCTGCGCCCCGAGGATTTTGAACCCTGGATTGACCCCGAAACCGCCCGCCGTCAGGGGCAAAGCGTGCCTGAACTGGCGGCGGCAACGGCAGTCAAATGGCGCGAGGGCTTGAGCAGTTGGGGGCTGGGGCGCGATCATCTGCTGGCGCTTCAGCAAGCCGTGGATTACGTGGTGTACTCTCCCGGCTCCACCGCCGCCGAGCCGGTGAACCTGCTCTCGTCGTTTGCTCCGCCCGCCGGGCTGAATTTTGAGGAACACGGCGAGATTCTGCGCGAGCGCATCGCCGCCACCGTCACTGCCCTGCTGGGGCTGGTGGGCTTGAAAGACTTGGACCCCCTGCGCTCGCGGGAGCATATCCTGCTCTCCAACCTCATCGAAAACGCCTGGAGCAAGGGCGCCGCGCTGGATTTGAGCGAACTCATTGTGCAGGTGCAAACCCCGCCCTTTGAGCGCCTGGGGGCTTTTCCGGTAGATCGTTTCTTCCCTGAAAAAGACCGCTTCGACCTGGCGGTGCTGTTGAACAACTTCCTTGCCGCGCCTTCGTTTCAGGCGTGGACGCGTGGACAGTCCATTGACCCGCAAGCCTTCCTCTACACCCCCGAGGGGCGTCCGCGCATGAGCATTTTCTACCTGGCGCACCTCAGCGAGGCGGAGCGCATGTTCTTCGTCACCCTTTTGCTGGCAAACGTGGAGTCGTGGATGCGCTCTCAGCGCGGGAGCAGTGGACTGCGCGCCCTGCTGGCGTTCGATGAAATCTTCGGCTACCTGCCGCCCATTGCCAACCCGCCTTCGCGCCCGGTGCTGTTGCGCCTGCTCAAACAAGCCCGCGCCTTCGGGCTGGGGCTTCTGCTGGCAACCCAGAACCCGGTGGATGTGGACTACAAGGGCTTGTCCAACGCCGGAACGTGGTTCATTGGGCGTTTGCAGACCGAGCAGGACAAGGAACGCCTGCTGGACGGCTTGCAAGCCATTGAGGGCGGGGTGGACCGCGCGGAGTATGCCCGCCGGATTTCGGCGCTCAAACCGCGCACCTTCCTGCTCCACAACGTGCATCACCGTGGGGGAGCGCAGGTGTTCTCTACCCGCTGGTGTCTCAATTACCTTGCCGGTCCGCTGACCCGCGCGCAGTTGGGCGGGCTGAAAGCCCTGGGCTCGGCGCCGGAAGGGGTGCAGGTCAGCGTGACCACCACAGCGCCTCAGGCGGTCAGCGCGGCGGTTTCCCCTGCTGTACCCACTGCCGTTCCCGCCTCGGCTCCCCCGGTCAGCGCGCCAGTGGCGGGCGGGCTGGCTTCGCTCACCCGCACACCGCCGCCCCCGCCGACGGGCATTCCGGCGGTGTTCCTGCCCACCGAACTGACCCTCAGTCAGGCGCTGGCACAGCGCGGCGCAACCTTCAGCGGACCTGCGCGCCCGGAAGGCTTGTTCTACCGCCCTGCCCTGCTCTTCCAGGCAGAGGTGCGCTATCTCAACCGCCGCTACGATGTGGATACCGTCGAGACGGTGGCTTGTCTGGTGGAAGAAGCCGCCAACGGGCGCGTCGACTGGGAAGCCTGCCTGCGCTCGCCCTTTGACCCGCGAAAACTGGACCCCCAGCCCCTGCCCGATGCGCGCTTCGAGCCGCTCCCATCGGCGTTTGCTAACCCCAAGACCATCGCCGCCGCGCAAAAGGACTTTCTGGACTGGCTGTACCGGCGCAGTGCTCTGCGCCTGTTGGCAAACGAAGCCCTCAAACTGTACGGCGATGCCGACGATACCATGGCAACCTTCCGCCCCAAGTGCGACGAGGCGGCACGGCGGGCGCTGAAAGAGGAAACCCAGAAAATCGAAAGCGCCTTCCGCAGTAAACTGGAGAGCCTGGCGCGGCGGGTGGAACGTCAGCAGAGCATCGTCAAGAAATACGAGGACGAGGTGGGACGCCGCCGCATTGAGGAATTGGGCACCGGCGCCGAACTGGTGCTGGGGCTGTTCGGCGGGCGCAAGCGCAGTATCTCCAGCGCGCTTTCCAAAGGGCGCATGACCGCCAAAGCCAAAGCCGAACTGGAAGCCGCCGAGAAAGCCCTGGATGCCCTGCAGGATGAATACGAAGACCTGCAAAAGCAAAAAGAGGAAGCCCTGCGCGAAGCGCAGGATCGCTGGGCAAAGGTTGCCGCCGAGATCACCGAAATCACCCTGACGCCTCAGCGTAAGGATATTTTCCTCGACCTTGCCGCGCTGGCGTGGATGCCGGTGTATCTGGTGCAGGCGCAGGGGGTGACGCTGGAAGCCCCGGCAATTTCGCGTTGA
- a CDS encoding fumarate hydratase produces MEHLKEPLIELIRLAATNLPPDVEKALRQALEREEPGSAARGALETILKNVELARKRSTPICQDTGTPIFYVYHPEGWSTRKLRQVIEEAVAEATKRSYLRPNSVDSLTEKNTGNNLGDEHFPTIHFEEVDGDTLTVDLMLKGGGCENVGAQYSLPGRVGGGVPAGRDLEGVRRVVLDAVHKAQGQGCSPGILGVAIGGDRGSGYYASKEVLFNELDNPNPDPELEKLEERITEEANQLGIGPMGFGGNTTVLDTKITGLHRLPASFFVTVSYMCWAYRRRRMIWKDGTAVYK; encoded by the coding sequence ATGGAACATCTTAAAGAGCCTTTGATTGAATTGATTCGGCTGGCGGCAACCAACCTGCCCCCCGATGTGGAAAAGGCGCTCCGTCAGGCATTGGAGCGCGAAGAACCCGGGTCGGCGGCACGCGGCGCGCTGGAAACTATTTTGAAAAATGTAGAACTGGCACGCAAACGCTCCACACCGATTTGTCAAGATACCGGTACCCCGATTTTTTACGTGTATCACCCTGAAGGGTGGTCCACCCGCAAACTGCGCCAGGTGATTGAAGAAGCCGTAGCCGAAGCCACCAAACGCTCGTATTTGCGCCCCAACTCGGTGGATTCACTCACCGAGAAGAACACCGGTAACAACCTGGGCGATGAACACTTTCCCACCATCCACTTTGAAGAGGTGGACGGTGACACCCTCACCGTTGACCTGATGCTCAAAGGCGGCGGTTGCGAGAACGTTGGCGCACAGTACTCTCTGCCCGGGCGTGTGGGCGGCGGAGTTCCTGCCGGGCGCGACCTGGAAGGGGTGCGTCGTGTGGTGCTGGATGCTGTACACAAAGCCCAGGGGCAGGGCTGTTCGCCGGGCATCCTTGGCGTTGCCATCGGCGGCGACCGCGGCTCAGGATACTACGCCTCGAAAGAGGTCCTCTTCAACGAATTGGACAACCCCAACCCGGACCCGGAACTGGAAAAACTGGAAGAACGCATCACCGAGGAAGCCAATCAGTTAGGCATCGGTCCGATGGGCTTTGGCGGCAACACCACCGTGCTGGATACCAAAATCACCGGTTTACACCGCCTGCCTGCCAGTTTCTTCGTCACCGTGTCGTACATGTGCTGGGCGTACCGCCGCCGCCGAATGATCTGGAAAGACGGCACCGCTGTGTACAAGTAA
- a CDS encoding FumA C-terminus/TtdB family hydratase beta subunit yields MKKVQIPISDDVVRSLKVGDPLALSGVMVTARDAGHKWLIDTFVTRKREPQGDDLEVYEALKKLLNGGVIYHCGPVVAGLDTREYRFVAAGPTTSIREEPYQGDIMRHFNVKGVIGKGGMGAKTLQACQEVPGLYLHAVGGAATWIAQTVKRVLGVYKLEFGVPEAFWVIEVEDFPVVVTMDANGNSLHAEIEARSAKVLENLLTGEKS; encoded by the coding sequence ATGAAGAAAGTACAGATTCCCATTTCCGACGATGTGGTGCGCTCGTTGAAAGTAGGCGATCCTCTTGCTCTTTCCGGAGTGATGGTCACCGCGCGCGATGCCGGACATAAATGGCTGATCGATACCTTCGTCACCCGCAAGCGCGAGCCGCAGGGTGATGATTTAGAGGTTTACGAAGCCCTGAAGAAACTGCTCAATGGCGGGGTGATTTACCACTGTGGACCGGTGGTTGCCGGACTGGATACCCGCGAGTACCGATTTGTTGCCGCCGGTCCCACCACCAGCATCCGCGAAGAACCCTATCAGGGCGATATCATGCGCCACTTCAACGTGAAAGGCGTCATCGGCAAGGGCGGTATGGGCGCCAAAACTCTGCAAGCCTGCCAGGAAGTTCCAGGACTGTACCTGCATGCGGTGGGCGGCGCGGCTACGTGGATTGCGCAGACCGTCAAGCGCGTGCTGGGCGTTTATAAACTGGAGTTTGGCGTTCCTGAAGCCTTCTGGGTCATCGAAGTGGAAGACTTCCCGGTCGTGGTGACCATGGACGCCAACGGAAACAGCCTGCACGCCGAAATCGAAGCGCGCTCGGCAAAGGTACTGGAAAATCTGTTGACGGGCGAGAAATCCTGA
- a CDS encoding substrate-binding domain-containing protein, translated as MDMLKRFWMLILALLVLSACQSAPAVPHLRLATTTSTQDSGLLDVLIPAFEQEYPVKVDVIAVGTGQALKLGEDGNADVLLVHDRAREDAFMAAGYGVRREDVMVNDFVLAGPAEDPAGVKQADSIAQAFQRIAQSRSPFISRGDSSGTHARELSLWKQAGINPQGENWYFSAGQGMGEVLTLADEKRAYTLSDRATFLRRRQNGLKLAILREKDEGLLNPYGVIVVSPSRGADLQVEWAETFTDWLISIPVQQKIAQFGVDEFGQSLFFPNSRLWREQNHP; from the coding sequence ATGGATATGTTGAAACGATTTTGGATGCTCATCCTTGCCCTGCTGGTGCTCAGCGCCTGTCAGTCTGCCCCTGCCGTCCCGCATCTGCGCCTGGCAACCACCACCTCAACGCAGGATTCGGGGTTGCTGGATGTGCTGATTCCCGCCTTCGAGCAGGAATATCCCGTAAAGGTAGATGTGATTGCTGTAGGCACAGGGCAAGCCCTCAAACTGGGCGAAGACGGCAACGCGGATGTTCTACTGGTACATGACCGCGCCCGCGAGGATGCCTTCATGGCGGCTGGCTACGGCGTGCGCCGTGAGGACGTCATGGTCAACGACTTTGTGCTGGCTGGTCCCGCCGAAGACCCTGCCGGCGTAAAACAGGCGGATTCAATTGCCCAGGCTTTCCAGCGTATTGCGCAGAGCCGGTCTCCCTTCATCTCCCGCGGCGATTCTTCCGGCACGCACGCGCGGGAATTGAGTTTGTGGAAGCAAGCTGGCATCAACCCGCAGGGCGAGAACTGGTACTTCTCCGCCGGTCAGGGCATGGGTGAGGTGCTGACCCTGGCAGATGAAAAGCGCGCTTACACCCTCAGCGACCGCGCCACATTCCTGCGCCGCCGGCAGAACGGGCTGAAACTGGCAATTCTGCGAGAGAAAGACGAGGGACTGCTCAATCCCTATGGCGTGATTGTAGTCAGCCCCAGCCGCGGCGCTGACCTGCAGGTGGAATGGGCAGAGACCTTTACAGACTGGCTCATCTCCATCCCCGTCCAGCAGAAGATTGCTCAGTTTGGCGTGGACGAGTTTGGACAGTCGCTCTTCTTTCCCAATTCGCGGCTCTGGCGGGAGCAGAATCACCCCTGA
- a CDS encoding ABC transporter ATP-binding protein: protein METLYRIEHLQQTYQNRTVLDVPDLSIRKGEILAVIGPSGSGKSTLLRLLAFLETPTRGQILFDNFPFTPLTAEMPLALRRRVTLVFQRPVLFNASVRANVAYGVRLRGEHNHHQRVEQSLREVGMEKMVHVRAHTLSGGEIQRTALARAIVLQPEVLLLDEPTANLDPYNVRLIEELIQRLNRQQGMTLVVVTHNVFQARRLAHRTALLLEGKLIEVAETPSFFEHPADSRTRAFIQGEWIC from the coding sequence ATGGAAACGCTTTATCGCATCGAACACCTGCAACAGACCTACCAGAATCGCACCGTGCTGGATGTGCCGGATTTAAGCATTCGGAAAGGCGAGATTCTGGCGGTTATCGGTCCCAGCGGCTCAGGTAAAAGCACTCTTTTGCGCCTGCTGGCGTTCCTCGAAACCCCAACGCGCGGTCAAATCCTCTTTGACAATTTTCCCTTCACCCCGCTGACCGCCGAAATGCCCCTGGCACTGCGGCGGCGGGTGACGCTGGTCTTCCAGCGTCCCGTGCTGTTCAACGCCAGCGTGCGCGCCAATGTAGCTTACGGGGTGCGCCTGCGAGGCGAACACAATCATCATCAGCGGGTGGAGCAATCTCTGCGCGAAGTGGGCATGGAAAAAATGGTGCACGTGCGCGCCCACACGCTCTCCGGCGGCGAAATTCAGCGCACCGCCCTGGCGCGCGCCATCGTCCTTCAGCCCGAAGTACTGTTGCTCGATGAACCCACCGCCAACCTCGACCCCTACAACGTGCGCCTGATTGAGGAACTCATCCAGCGCCTTAACCGCCAGCAGGGCATGACCCTGGTAGTGGTGACGCACAACGTCTTTCAGGCGCGCCGTCTGGCGCACCGCACTGCGCTTCTGCTGGAAGGAAAACTCATCGAGGTTGCCGAAACCCCCTCTTTTTTTGAACACCCCGCAGACTCGCGCACCCGCGCGTTCATTCAGGGAGAATGGATATGTTGA
- a CDS encoding ABC transporter permease, translating to MNAQLDEIVLLSLRVSGIALFFSSLLGIPAGILLGLNRFPGKRIAIILIYTGMGFPPVVIGLLVYFLLSQRSPLAGLPFLPDLFTPEAMILAQIILAFPLVAGFTMTAVQAVDPALRLQVMALGATRTQAALAVLREARNGVIAAIVAGFGGIISEVGAVMMVGGNIEGRTRVLTTAIVLETRQGNFNTALALSLILLGMAFVVNALLFILQDRWQDA from the coding sequence ATGAACGCTCAACTGGATGAAATTGTCCTTCTTTCTCTGCGCGTTTCGGGTATCGCGCTTTTCTTCAGTTCCCTGCTGGGAATTCCTGCGGGAATTTTGCTGGGGCTGAACCGTTTTCCGGGAAAACGGATTGCCATCATCCTCATTTACACGGGGATGGGCTTTCCCCCCGTGGTGATTGGCTTGCTGGTCTATTTTTTGCTCTCTCAGCGCAGTCCGCTGGCAGGCTTGCCCTTCCTGCCCGACCTGTTTACCCCCGAAGCCATGATTCTGGCTCAGATCATCCTGGCGTTCCCGCTGGTGGCAGGCTTTACCATGACTGCCGTTCAGGCGGTGGATCCCGCCCTGCGCCTGCAGGTGATGGCGCTGGGCGCAACCCGCACGCAGGCGGCGCTTGCCGTCCTGCGCGAAGCCCGCAACGGCGTGATTGCCGCCATTGTGGCGGGCTTTGGCGGCATTATCTCCGAAGTGGGCGCGGTGATGATGGTGGGCGGCAATATCGAAGGACGTACCCGTGTACTGACCACCGCCATTGTGCTGGAAACCCGCCAGGGCAATTTCAACACCGCTCTCGCCCTCAGCCTGATTCTTCTGGGCATGGCATTTGTGGTCAACGCCCTGCTGTTCATCCTGCAGGACCGCTGGCAGGACGCCTGA
- the pyrH gene encoding UMP kinase, whose translation METTLSNGLKYRRILLKLSGEALAQENGFGIDPNCVRAIAQRIKQVREMNVDVAVVIGAGNLWRGRVGQNSGMDPATADYMGMLATVMNALALMDALESMNVVTRVQSAIEMHSVAEPYIRRRAIRHLEKGRVVILGGGTGNPYFTTDTAAALRATELKCDVLIKATKVDGVYDSDPKKNPNARRFEHITYMDALNQRLAVMDSTALSLCMDNKMPILVLNLWDETALIRALKGEPVGTLVSD comes from the coding sequence ATGGAAACAACCCTCTCGAATGGATTGAAGTACCGCCGCATCCTTCTCAAACTGTCAGGAGAAGCGCTGGCGCAGGAAAACGGCTTTGGCATTGACCCGAACTGTGTGCGCGCCATTGCTCAGCGCATCAAACAGGTGCGTGAAATGAACGTGGATGTGGCAGTGGTCATCGGCGCGGGCAACCTGTGGCGCGGACGGGTGGGACAGAACAGCGGCATGGATCCCGCCACCGCCGATTACATGGGCATGCTGGCAACAGTGATGAACGCCCTGGCGCTGATGGACGCACTGGAGAGCATGAACGTGGTCACGCGGGTACAGTCGGCTATTGAAATGCACTCGGTGGCTGAGCCGTACATCCGCCGCCGCGCCATTCGTCATCTGGAAAAGGGACGGGTGGTCATTCTCGGGGGCGGCACGGGCAACCCCTACTTTACCACCGACACCGCCGCCGCTCTGCGCGCCACTGAATTGAAGTGCGACGTGCTCATCAAAGCCACCAAGGTGGACGGCGTGTACGACAGCGACCCCAAGAAAAACCCCAATGCGCGCCGATTCGAACACATCACCTACATGGACGCCCTCAACCAGCGCCTGGCAGTCATGGACAGCACCGCCCTCTCGCTGTGCATGGACAACAAGATGCCCATCCTGGTGCTTAACCTGTGGGACGAAACCGCGCTCATCCGTGCATTGAAGGGTGAGCCGGTCGGCACTCTGGTCAGCGATTAA